Genomic window (Isachenkonia alkalipeptolytica):
AAGAAATTTCACAAAACAGCTGCTAATAATACTCAAAAGTATGTAAGGTTAAATTAGACCTCTGGATTTGTAAGACTAAATTAGACAGTTTTATAAATAGGGGTCTAATTTACTTTTACAATTAAACTACGGCTTATAAAACCTTTTTTTCTCAAAGAATTATAGACAGCGCTTTATTTCATGATATAATTGTAATGAAATTCTGTACATCGATAAATCTGGAAAACCCATAGAATTGTTTGACAAATATTTCATAAAGGGTGATTACCATTGTCTAATTCCAGTGTAGTACATGCGGTCCGGGAAAATCTCTCGGAACCGAAAGAAGAATCACAAGAAGAAGTTGAGACCGTTATACCGGTCTCCGATGATACCAAATACTATGTTATCCTCGGTTATGCCATCGCCATTTTACTTTCAAGCCTGATATTTAACACCCCGATGGAAATCCTCCGAGGCATGCAGGCCATCATCGTGGCGCCCAGTATTCTGGTGTCGGACTATTTTGAAATTGCCAACATCGGCAGCGCTCTGTTTAACAGCGGCCTGTTAATGATTGTGGCCATCGGAATCGCAAGAAAAAACGAAGTAAACATGAACGGCCCCTTGATGGCGGCGATTTTAACCATCGGAGGTTTCGCTCTTTTTGGTAAAAACCTCTACAACATTCTACCGATTTTATTCGGCGTCTTTTTATACAGCCGGGTGCAAAAAGAGAAGTACAACAAGTTTATTCTTCCCGCGTTTTTCGGAACGGCCCTTGGACCCCTGGTCTCCCAGGTTTCCTTCGGCTATGACTTTCCCCTTATCCAGGGAATTTTACTGGCGGTGACCTTTGGAACCCTGGCAGGGTTCGTCCTTCCATCCCTGGCGGCCCACTTTGTTCGGTTTCATCAAGGGTTTAACCTTTATAATATCGGTTTCACCTGTGGAGTCACCGGAATGGTTTTTATGGCGGTATTTAGGGCCTTCGGCTATGACCACGAGGGCGTGCTTTTTGTATCCTCGGGGAACAACCCCGCATTTTCCCTTTATTTAGGCCTGCTGTTTACCTCTTTCATCGTGGTGGGGCTTTACTTCAATCGTTGGAGGTTTAAGGGATATAAAAATCTTTTAACCCATGCGGGACAACTGGTTACCGACTTTGTTACCATCAGCGGCTTCGGCATAACCATGATCAATATGGGAATCCTGGGACTGATCTCTACCTTATATGTGGTTATGGTAAACGGCGAGCTGAACGGCCCTATTATCGGTGGAATTTTTACCATTGTAGGCTTCGGGGCTTTCGGTAAACACACGAAAAACATTTTACCGATTTTTGTGGGAATCTACCTAGCCACCCTGTTTAATATCTGGGATGTGAATTCTACCGGCGCTTTGCTGGGAGCTTTATTCGGAACCACCTTAGCCCCTATCTCGGGACGCTTCGGCTGGCCCTACGGAGTGCTGGCAGGGTTCTTACACATGGCCATGGTCATGAACGTCGGCGCGGTTCACGGAGGGATGAACCTTTACAACAACGGATTCTCCGGAGGATTTGTGGCCGCTTTTCTTGTGGCGATTATTACATCATTAAAAAAGGAAGTGATTTAGGATGAATGAAGTTCAGCAAAAACTGATTCGGGTGTTAAATGAACTGCTGCATTATTATTTTGATCTGCATATGGAAGATATCTCAATTGAAATTCTTCAGGGAAAGACCGAATCCTCCATTATCATGTCCGGCTACCCCTCTATTGTGGACCGGGAGGAGTTAAAGGCCCTTTCGAAAAAACTGAACAAACCCCGCCAAGAGGAATTAGAGGAATACTATTGGAATCTGGTGGGCACCGTGGATTCCAGTGAGCAGATGAACCTGGTCAGTATGCTGATCGACTCCGCCAATGTGGAACTGGATAACGGAAAGCTTACCCTCCAAGTCTATCGAAGACATTAGAGCGACAGAAGAACGGCACAAAAAAGGCCGAAAATCCAAGGACATTCAGCTGTCTCCGGATTTTCGGGCTTTTCTTTGTTTTGTTGTGGTTTCGTCTAAGCTTCGTTCGTTTGGGTATTTTCCTCTGAACTCTCTCGGGACTCCTTCAAGGTTGCTTTTAGTTGATTACTGAAAACAAGAGCTTTGCCTCGAAATCTGTAAGCCCCCTGCTCTTTAGCTGTTACAAACGCGGATATAAACAGGGATAGGGGCGGTCCCATCAACAGCAGTCCCTTACGGTGGCCGGGCATGGCATCCCAAAATCCCGCTCTTAGCGTATCATAAGTATCTTGTAAACTCTCCCTCGGAATCTGCAGACTCACCCCTTCATCTCCCTGGACTAAAAACGCATTTTCCACGGATTCCATGGAGCTCTCTTCCTTCCCTTCGTAGGTGATCCAAAAATGACTCAGGGAAAAACTTCTTTCATAGGGGATATCCAGGGCCTCAAAAATAGAGGCCAAGACCACAAATCGGCTTTTGCAGTCTCCCCGCCCGCGGGCTAAGACTTCCTCTACCCGGGGAAAATAGAAAGGAACCCCGTAACTTTGCCAGTCGTACTGATAGGGTACGATTTCCCTAAGGACATACGCTTCAATCTCCCCCGGGGTTTCCGGCAACTCCTCCAACAAATGACTTACGGCATCGGGGTTAATGACAGGCTTTACTATTCTTGCACCGCTTACTCCTAAACGGTAAGGATTCGGATACAGTACGAATAATGTCCACAAACTTACGAAAACCACAACAACTGCAATCCTTTTCTTCATCTTGCATTCTCCTCGATGTATTTTTCTTTACTCTATATAATTATATCATTATAGTAGGTTTTATGAAATGATATCTTTTGTTATTTTTATAATTTTTTGACAAAATTTGATTTAAGAAACTTTCCCCGAAGTCATTAGGTTTTCTATTATTACCAAAAATTTTGTTTTTATTCTTTTTTTAAATCATTAATATCTGCCGGCGAAATGGGTATCAATAGAAAAGTTGATGTTTTACATTTGATTTTTGGCACAATATTTGCAAGAATATTCAATAGGAAGAAAATCATTAGAATATAATAAAAGGAGGAATTTGTTTATGAAAGAAGTTGTAATTGTCAGTGCCGTAAGAACCCCCATCGGAAATTTCGGAGGTGCCCTTAAGGGAGTGAGTGCTCCGGATCTAGGCTCCATCGCCATTAAGGAAGCTTTAAGCCGGGCCAAAGTGGCTCCGGATCTTGTAGACGAAGTATATATGGGTTGCATTCTGCAGGCCGGTCTAGGCCAGGGGGTTGCCCGACAGGCTTCGGTAAATGCCGGTATTCCCGTCGAAAAACCCGCTACAACCATTAACATGCTTTGCGGATCCGGTCTTCGAACCGTCTCCATGGCGGCCCAAACCATTTTAACCGGCGACAACGACATCGTGGTAGCCGGCGGAACGGAAAACATGTCCCAAGCCCCTTACGTATCGGATAAAACCCGTTGGGGAGCGAAAATGGGAGATATTAAAATGGTGGATACCATGATCAACGACGCCTTAACCGACTCCTTTAATCAGTACCATATGGGTGTGACCGCAGAAAACCTGGCAGCGAAATACGACATTACCCGGGACGAGCAGGACGCCTTTGCCGCCGCCTCACAAAACAAAGCGGAAAAAGCTCGTGCGGAAGGAAAGTTCAAGGAGGAAATTGTTCCCGTGACCATTCCTCAGCGTAAGAAAGACGACATCATCTTTGATGCCGATGAATTTATTAAGCCGGGAATTACGGCGGACAAACTTGGTAAGCTTCGACCGGCCTTTAAAAAAGACGGTAGCGTAACCGCAGGCAATGCCTCCGGAATCAATGACGGCGCCGCAGCGGTTGTGGTCATGTCTAAGGAAAAGGCTGACGAACTGGGTCTTACGCCCCTGGCAACCATCGTATCCTACGGTAACTCCGGTGTGGATCCTTCCATTATGGGCATCGGTCCCGTAAATGCAACCAAAAGTGCCCTGGAAAAAGGCAAGTTGACTCTGGAGGATATGGACCTGATTGAAGCCAACGAAGCCTTCGCAGCCCAAGCCTTAGCCGTGGGTAAAGAGCTTCAGTGGGTAGATGAAAAAGTCAACGTGAACGGCGGCGCCATCGCTCTGGGTCACCCGGTTGGCGCAAGCGGTGCAAGAATTCTTGTTACCCTGCTTCATGAAATGAAAAAACAAAAGAGCACCTACGGCCTGGCCACCCTTTGCATCGGTGGAGGCATGGGAACCAGCTTAATTGTAAAAATGTAGAATCTTCGGTAGCATTGTACAGTAACTGAACAAAGTTTTTACTAAATTGAAAAAGTTTGATATAATAAAGTGGATAGAGTTCTCTCTATCCGCTTTTTTATCGTTACTTGTTTCCTATCAGGGGTTTTAAGTTAAGTGTTTTTATTTACAATGAAACCGCTGCACATTCCATTACACTGCTATTTACAGTATGCAATACAAATATAAAAGATCACGAGGTGAGAATTATGAACACAGAATCATTCCAAAATCCCGATAAAGACCTTAACGAAATGCTGGATTTGTACCGTAATATTTTCAATCATATCTTTAACTGGGTAGTGGTTGTGGACACCGAGGGGTATGTCATCCTGCTAAACAAAGCCTACTGCGACTTTTTAGGGGTCAAACAGGAAGAAGCTCTGGGCAAACATGTAACCGAGGTCATTGAAAACACTCGGATGCACATCGTAGTGAAAAACCAGAGGGAAGAAATCGGTGAGTTTCAAAAAATCAAAGGAAACACCATGGTGGCCAATCGGATTCCCATTTTTAAAAACAACAAACTCATTGGCGCGGTGGGTACCGTGGTATTTAAGGATTTGGTGGAAATGGAATCCTACGTAAAACGTGTACGGGACATGGAAAAAGAACTTCAGTTTTATCAAGAAGAGTTTAAGAAAATGACCACAGGCTACACTTTAGAGGACATCATTGGCGACAGCCCGGAGATTGAGTACGTAAAAAAAATGATCCAAAAAGTTGCCAATACCAAGTCCAATGTTCTTTTAGAGGGCGAATCCGGCACAGGGAAAGAACTTGTGGCCCAGGCCATCCATCACCTAAGTCCCCGGGGAGATTTCCCCTTAATCAAAGTCAACTGCGCCGCCATTCCCGGCGAGCTTTTGGAATCGGAACTTTTCGGTTATGAACACGGAGCCTTTACAGGATCGAAAAAAGGGGGCAAGCTGGGAAAACTGGAAATGGCCAACAACAGTACGATTTTACTGGACGAAATCGGGGATATGCCAATAAATATGCAGGTAAAACTCCTCCGGGCCATTCAGGAAAAAGAAATTGAGCGTGTAGGGGGGGTTCGAAGCAAAAAGTTGGACTTTCGCATCATCGCCTCCAGTAATAAAAACTTGAAAGAGCTGGTGGCGAAGCAGCAGTTTCGAGAAGACCTGTATTACCGCTTGAACGTAGTGAAAATAACCCTTCCCCCCTTACGCAAACGAGACAGCGACATCGAAATCATTGCCCGATATTTAATTAAAAAGCTTTCCAAGGACCTGGGTCTCGGAGTTACCGAGGTAACCCCCAAAGCTCTGTGGGTGCTAAAGAAGTACAGCTGGCCGGGAAACATCCGCGAGCTTTCCAATGTCATTGAACGGGCACTGAATTTAATGGACAGCGAAGGAAGAATCGATACCGACCATCTTCCCCCTTATCTCCGGGAAAGTTCTTCGCCACTGGGATTGGACCAGGGCCTAGGCCTAAAGGAGCAGGTCCAAAAGGTGGAGCGGGATTCCATTAAACGAGCCTTGAATAAAACCAAACACAATAAATTAGAAGCCGCTAAAATACTGGGAATCAGCCGCACCAGTCTTTATAAGAAAATTGAAGAGTACGGTCTTTAACAGTTGCGTGTAAACATTTTGTTCATTGTTCATTTTGTTTACACGTTTTTTTGTTGTTTCTTTTACCCCTCCAAAGCCCTTGATCCGAAGGGATTTCCGGATTTGTTTTATTAATTTTCTGATAATTTCGGTATTTTGTGTTCACTTTCTGTTCATTCCGTTAATAATATTTCATAGTTTCCCGACGAATAATATTGAGTTGAGCAACATTTGGAAAGGAAAAGCTATCATTGTAATGATTTTTTTTCGAATTATATAAGATTTTCTTATTATTTAAACAGTTCCCATGAATCCTGGGGTTCTTGTTTTTTTATTTTTGTATTTTAGTCATTTTACTAATGTTTTTTGATTTTTCTCCTTTTTTTTTGATCAAAATTAAATATTGGCACGGCCCTTGCTTCTTATTATAATGTCAAACAATTCTACAATTAAATTATTAATAATTTTTAGGAGGTATATCAATGCCCAAATTTACAAGCGCAAAAGAAGCAGTATCTTGTATTGAGTCCAACTCCACCCTGGCAACCGCCGGATTTGTGGGGAATGCCGTGCCCGAAGAACTGGAAATTGCATTGGAAGAGCATTTTCTGGAAACCGGTCAACCCCAGAACCTGACCTTGGTTTACGCCGCGGGACAAGGGGACGGCAAAGAGCGGGGCCTAAACCATTTAGGTCACGAGGGACTGTTAAAACGAGTGGTTGGCGGCCACTGGGGTCTTGTTCCGAAGATCCAGAAGCTTGCCCTGGCGGATAAGGTGGAAGCCTATAACTTCCCCCAAGGAACCATCTCTCATTTATTTAGAGATATCGCCGCTAACAAACCGGGAACCATCACCAAGGTGGGGCTTAAAACCTTTGTGGACCCTCGATTGGATGGCGGTAAACTCAACGACTGCACCAAGGAGGATTTAGTGGAATTAATGGAAATCCACGGGGAAGAATACTTAATGTACAAAGCCTTTCCCATCGATTATGCCTTAATTCGAGGAACCTACGCCGATGAATACGGGAATGTCACCATGGAAAAAGAAGCCGGTTCCCTCGAAGTATTATCCATTGCACAAGCTGTTAAAAATTCCGGAGGAAAAGTCATTGT
Coding sequences:
- a CDS encoding DUF1576 domain-containing protein, with amino-acid sequence MSNSSVVHAVRENLSEPKEESQEEVETVIPVSDDTKYYVILGYAIAILLSSLIFNTPMEILRGMQAIIVAPSILVSDYFEIANIGSALFNSGLLMIVAIGIARKNEVNMNGPLMAAILTIGGFALFGKNLYNILPILFGVFLYSRVQKEKYNKFILPAFFGTALGPLVSQVSFGYDFPLIQGILLAVTFGTLAGFVLPSLAAHFVRFHQGFNLYNIGFTCGVTGMVFMAVFRAFGYDHEGVLFVSSGNNPAFSLYLGLLFTSFIVVGLYFNRWRFKGYKNLLTHAGQLVTDFVTISGFGITMINMGILGLISTLYVVMVNGELNGPIIGGIFTIVGFGAFGKHTKNILPIFVGIYLATLFNIWDVNSTGALLGALFGTTLAPISGRFGWPYGVLAGFLHMAMVMNVGAVHGGMNLYNNGFSGGFVAAFLVAIITSLKKEVI
- a CDS encoding transglutaminase domain-containing protein yields the protein MKKRIAVVVVFVSLWTLFVLYPNPYRLGVSGARIVKPVINPDAVSHLLEELPETPGEIEAYVLREIVPYQYDWQSYGVPFYFPRVEEVLARGRGDCKSRFVVLASIFEALDIPYERSFSLSHFWITYEGKEESSMESVENAFLVQGDEGVSLQIPRESLQDTYDTLRAGFWDAMPGHRKGLLLMGPPLSLFISAFVTAKEQGAYRFRGKALVFSNQLKATLKESRESSEENTQTNEA
- a CDS encoding acetyl-CoA C-acetyltransferase, whose product is MKEVVIVSAVRTPIGNFGGALKGVSAPDLGSIAIKEALSRAKVAPDLVDEVYMGCILQAGLGQGVARQASVNAGIPVEKPATTINMLCGSGLRTVSMAAQTILTGDNDIVVAGGTENMSQAPYVSDKTRWGAKMGDIKMVDTMINDALTDSFNQYHMGVTAENLAAKYDITRDEQDAFAAASQNKAEKARAEGKFKEEIVPVTIPQRKKDDIIFDADEFIKPGITADKLGKLRPAFKKDGSVTAGNASGINDGAAAVVVMSKEKADELGLTPLATIVSYGNSGVDPSIMGIGPVNATKSALEKGKLTLEDMDLIEANEAFAAQALAVGKELQWVDEKVNVNGGAIALGHPVGASGARILVTLLHEMKKQKSTYGLATLCIGGGMGTSLIVKM
- a CDS encoding sigma-54 interaction domain-containing protein, with the translated sequence MNTESFQNPDKDLNEMLDLYRNIFNHIFNWVVVVDTEGYVILLNKAYCDFLGVKQEEALGKHVTEVIENTRMHIVVKNQREEIGEFQKIKGNTMVANRIPIFKNNKLIGAVGTVVFKDLVEMESYVKRVRDMEKELQFYQEEFKKMTTGYTLEDIIGDSPEIEYVKKMIQKVANTKSNVLLEGESGTGKELVAQAIHHLSPRGDFPLIKVNCAAIPGELLESELFGYEHGAFTGSKKGGKLGKLEMANNSTILLDEIGDMPINMQVKLLRAIQEKEIERVGGVRSKKLDFRIIASSNKNLKELVAKQQFREDLYYRLNVVKITLPPLRKRDSDIEIIARYLIKKLSKDLGLGVTEVTPKALWVLKKYSWPGNIRELSNVIERALNLMDSEGRIDTDHLPPYLRESSSPLGLDQGLGLKEQVQKVERDSIKRALNKTKHNKLEAAKILGISRTSLYKKIEEYGL